The proteins below come from a single Maylandia zebra isolate NMK-2024a linkage group LG23, Mzebra_GT3a, whole genome shotgun sequence genomic window:
- the hnrnpm gene encoding heterogeneous nuclear ribonucleoprotein M: MSNEQVETTTEQAGQQQLSTPPQQQPTSQQGEMNGKGKNEANASRKERPQKRGGGGRYEPYGNANKRYRVFVSNIPYDVKWQALKDLMKEKVGEVTYVEHLMDAEGKSRGCAVVEFRTEELMKKAVEKVNKHNLNGRPLKVKEDPDGVICQREINKAQGGGPPGGHGGMGGMGGMGGMGGMDRMGPGPNGPMVNIPPSLLNNPNIPNEIIHGLQAGRIGSTVFVANLDYKVGWKKLKEVFSMAGMVVRADILEDKDGKSRGMGTVTFDMSIEAVQAVSMFNGQLLFNRTMHVKLDEKSLPKDFGPPDRAAALPRGLSGIGLGLGPGGQPIDATQLNRGGGAGMGNMGPGGMEGMGFANMGGRMGGGGMDNFGGMNMDRFGSSGMGRMNEMDRGIGGAFDREFGRNEMGMSRNNFGDSFERGMGSSLGMDRMGSGMDRMGTNMDRMGGMDRMGMDRMDRVSDLDRMGSGFDRMGSGMDRLGPSMDRVGPGLDRMSSGMDRLGPSGFDRLGPSSLDRMGGGGGGGGGGMDFGSPMGMDRMGNTGIDRMASNFDRMGSAGGLDRFPSGGLDRMSSGIDRMGSGGVGGQFDRSGDLERGFGGNSFGGAGAGGPGAGGSNVRKGCQIFVRNLPFDFTWKMLKDTFNACGMVQYADIKMENGKSKGCGVVRFDNPETAERACRTMNGYRLNGREIDVRIDRNA; this comes from the exons ATGTCCAACGAGCAGGTAGAAACTACCACAGAGCAAgcaggccagcagcagctgtcGACGCCGCCGCAGCAGCAGCCGACTTCGCAGCAGGG GGAAATGAATGGAAAAGGCAAGAATGAGGCCAATGCCAGCAGGAAGGAAAGGCCTCAGaagagaggtggaggtggtcgcTATGAGCCCTATGGAAACGCAAACAAGAGATACCGCGTTTTCGTCAGCAACATCCCATATGATGTGAAGTGGCAAGCCCTGAAAGATCTGATGAAAGAGAAAG TGGGTGAGGTAACGTACGTGGAACACTTAATGGACGCAGAAGGCAAATCCAGG GGTTGTGC tgttgtTGAGTTCAGGACGGAAGAGTTGATGAAGAAAGCAGTGGAGAAGGTCAACAAGCACAACCTCAATGGTCGGCCCCTCAAAGTGAAAGAG GACCCTGATGGTGTGATTTGCCAGCGGGAGATCAACAAGGCCCAAGGTGGAGGCCCTCCAGGAGGTCACGGCGGAATGGGGGGAATGGGAGGCATGGGAGGAATGGGCGGAATGGATCGTATGGGTCCTGGACCAAATGGTCCCATGGTCAACATTCCTCCGAGCCTCCTGAATAACCCGAACATCCCCAATGAGATCATCCATGGTCTCCAGGCTGGCAGGATTGGCAGCACTGTCTTTGTGGCTAAT CTTGACTACAAAGTGGGCTGGAAGAAGCTGAAGGAGGTGTTCAGCATGGCGGGCATGGTGGTGAGGGCGGACATTCTGGAGGACAAGGACGGGAAAAGTCGAGGCATGGGCACCGTCACATTTGATATGTCCATCGAAGCAGTGCAGGCTGTCT CAATGTTCAATGGACAGCTCCTGTTTAACAGGACGATGCACGTCAAACTG GATGAGAAATCTCTTCCTAAAGATTTTGGACCACCGGACAGAGCAGCTGCCCTTCCCC GTGGCCTGAGTGGTATTGGTTTGGGACTGGGACCTGGGGGCCAACCTATTGATGCTACTCAGCTCAACAGAGGTGGTGGTGCAGGGATGGGCAACATGGGTCCTGGAG GTATGGAAGGAATGGGCTTCGCCAACATGGGAGGCCGGATGGGAGGAGGAG GGATGGACAACTTTGGAGGAATGAACATGGACCGCTTTGGCTCTTCAGGGATGGGCAGGATGAACG AGATGGACCGTGGGATTGGTGGTGCTTTTGACAGGGAATTTGGGCGAAATGAAATGGGAATGTCTCGCAATAATTTTGGAGACTCCTTTGAAAGAGGAATGG GAAGCTCGCTGGGAATGGACCGCATGGGCTCTGGAATGGACCGCATGGGAACCAACATGGACCGCATGGGAGGAATGGATCGGATGGGAATGGACAGGATGGACCGCGTGTCTGATCTAGATAGGATGGGTTCCGGGTTTGACCGAATGGGCTCTGGGATGGATCGGCTGGGACCCAGTATGGACAGGGTCGGACCTGGTCTGGATCGTATGAGTTCAGGTATGGATCGCCTCGGCCCATCTGGATTTGACCGCTTGGGCCCATCTAGCTTGGACCGCATGGGGGGTGGTGGCGGTGGCGGCGGCGGCGGCATGGACTTTGGCTCTCCGATGGGAATGGATCGCATGGGCAACACCGGGATTGACAGAATGGCGAGCAACTTCGACCGCATGGGCTCTGCCGGAGGACTTGACCGTTTTCCATCTGGCGGCCTTGACCGCATGAGCTCTGGAATTGACCGGATGGGATCTGGAGGTGTTGGTGGTCAGTTTGACCGTTCTGGTGACTTGGAGCGTGGATTTGGCGGCAATTCCTTTGGAGGAGCTGGGGCTGGAGGTCCTGGAGCCGGGGGAAGCAATGTCAGGAAGGGATGTCAGATCTTTGTCAGGAAT CTGCCTTTTGACTTCACCTGGAAGATGCTGAAGGATACCTTCAACGCATGCG GAATGGTCCAGTATGCTGATATTAAGATGGAGAACGGGAAGTCCAAGGGCTGCGGTGTGGTTCGCTTTGACAATCCCGAAACTGCCGAGCGCGCCTGCCGGACCATGAACGGCTATCGCCTGAATGGAAGAGAAATTGATGTTAGGATTGACAGGAATGCAtaa
- the dmap1 gene encoding DNA methyltransferase 1-associated protein 1, with product MATGADVRDILELTGGDNDGPITKKDLINSDKKKTKKATETLTFKRPEGMHREVYALLYSDKKDAPPLLPSDTTQGYRTVKAKLGCKKVRPWKWMPFTNPARRDGAIFHHWRRVAEEGKDYPFARFNKTVQVPVYSEQEYQMHLHDDGWTKAETDHLFDLCKRFDLRFIVVHDRYDHQQYRKRSVEDLKERYYSICGKLTKVRAASGTEPKIYIFDAGHERRRKEQLEKLFNRTPEQVAEEEYLVQELRKIETRKKEREKKAQDLQKLIKAADTTTELRRAEKRVSKKKLPQKRETEKPAVPETAGIKFPDFKSAGVTLRSQRMKLPSSVGQKKIKAIEQILIEQGVDLNPMPTEEIVQMFNELRSDLVLLYELKQAHSNCEYEQQMLRHRYEALLKAGGCVGTVGAGPVIASQGGDINATNSTTASTPGAESQSWLNADDIKVEAKEQIIDVVGAPLTPNSRKRRESASSSSSVKKVKKP from the exons ATGGCTACCGGTGCTGATGTCAGAGATATTCTTGAGTTGACCGGAGGGGATAATGATGGTCCCATCACCAAGAAAGACCTCATCAACTCAGACAAG AAAAAAACCAAGAAAGCAACAGAGACGCTGACCTTCAAGAGACCAGAGGGAATGCACAGAGAGGTCTACGCTCTGCTTTATTCTGATAAGAa GGATGCACCCCCCCTGCTGCCTAGTGACACCACTCAAGGTTATAGGACAGTCAAAGCCAAGTTAGGCTGTAAAAAGGTTCGTCCCTGGAAGTGGATGCCCTTCACAAATCCAGCACGCAGAGACGGGGCCATATTCCACCACTGGAGACGTGTTGCAGAAGAGGGCAAGGACTACCCTTTTGCTCGCTTTAACAAG ACAGTGCAGGTGCCAGTGTACTCGGAGCAAGAGTACCAAATGCATCTCCACGATGATGGCTGGACTAAAGCAGAGACAGACCACCTGTTTGACCTTTGCAAGCGGTTTGACTTACGCTTCATCGTTGTCCATGACCGATATGATCACCAGCAATACAGA aaaCGCTCTGTGGAGGACCTGAAAGAACGATATTATAGCATTTGTGGTAAGCTGACCAAAGTGCGCGCAGCATCAGGGACAGAACCCAAAATCTACATCTTTGACGCTGGCCATGAAAGGCGCCGCAAAGAGCAACTGGAAAAGCTGTTCAATCGCACACCTGAACAG GTGGCAGAAGAGGAGTATCTTGTTCAGGAGCTAAGGAAAATTGAGACTAGGAAGAAAGAGCGTGAGAAGAAAGCCCAGGATCTGCAAAAACTCATTAAGGCAGCTGACACAACGACAGAGTTGAGACGAGCTGAAAAGAGAGTTTCCAAGAAGAAGCTTccacaaaaaagagaaacagaaaaaccg GCTGTTCCAGAGACGGCAGGCATCAAATTCCCTGACTTCAAATCAGCGGGCGTCACACTGCGCAGTCAGAGG ATGAAACTGCCAAGCTCCGTAGGCCAGAAGAAGATCAAGGCCATTGAGCAGATCCTGATAGAGCAAGGAGTGG ATCTTAACCCCATGCCCACTGAGGAGATTGTGCAGATGTTCAATGAGCTTCGTAGTGACTTGGTGCTGCTGTATGAATTGAAGCAGGCCCACAGCAACTGTGAATACGAGCAGCAGATGCTGCGTCATCGCTACGAGGCCCTGCTGAAGGCCGGCGGGTGCGTGGGAACTGTAGGAGCCGGTCCAGTCATTGCATCACAGGGTGGGGACATCAACGCCACCAACAGCACTACAGCATCCACCCCAGGGGCTGAATCTCAGTCCTGGCTCAATGCAGATGACATTAAGGTGGAAGCCAAGGAGCAGATCATCGACGTTGTAGGAGCACCGCTTACCCCCAACTCG CGCAAGCGGAGAGAATCGGCGTCCAGCTCGTCTTCGGTGAAAAAGGTGAAGAAGCCTTGA